One window of the Helicobacter sp. 11S03491-1 genome contains the following:
- a CDS encoding sodium-dependent transporter has translation MQKRQFWSNRFTYILTVAGATVGFGATWRFPYLVGENGGGAYVLVFVVAMLLVGIPVILVENVIGRRAHMNCVDAFGGKIDGKKISKYWKIFGYTGLIGAFGILAYYMVLGGWVISYITNIFSGELNLSNPINKDITSAFYSLHIEHSPLLIGFYTFIFVLVNWWILSKGIINGIERSMKYLMPLLFLCLLAMVIRNLTMEGAMEGITFYLMPDFSKITPKLFILVLGQVFFALSLGFGVMITLSSYLHKKENLVQTASMTGILNTCIAIMAGFMIFPSLFSFGLSPDSGPSLVFKTLPIVFSYMHFGNLFAILFFCLLIIAALTTSLPIYEVIITVLEEKLQFKRKNAIFLTLSFVFIFGNIPCILAYGPWREVKIMGRNIFDTFDFVSGNIFFVFTALGASIFVGWVLKIEAIKELMMGSSCKAIIIKIWYGYVKYIIPVVILVIFVSGFLISF, from the coding sequence ATGCAAAAAAGGCAGTTTTGGTCGAATCGTTTTACCTATATTTTGACTGTAGCAGGGGCTACAGTAGGGTTTGGGGCAACATGGCGTTTCCCTTATTTGGTAGGAGAAAATGGCGGAGGGGCATATGTACTGGTTTTTGTGGTAGCGATGTTGTTAGTAGGTATTCCTGTGATTTTGGTAGAAAATGTTATTGGTAGGCGTGCTCATATGAATTGTGTGGATGCTTTTGGGGGAAAGATTGATGGGAAAAAAATTTCAAAATATTGGAAAATTTTTGGCTATACAGGATTGATAGGCGCTTTTGGGATTTTAGCTTATTATATGGTATTGGGAGGTTGGGTAATTTCTTATATTACAAATATTTTTAGTGGAGAATTAAATCTTTCTAATCCTATCAACAAAGATATCACATCGGCATTTTATTCTCTTCATATTGAGCATTCACCCTTGTTGATTGGATTTTATACATTTATTTTTGTATTGGTTAATTGGTGGATTTTATCTAAGGGGATTATCAATGGGATTGAGCGTTCCATGAAATATTTAATGCCTTTATTATTTTTGTGTTTGTTGGCTATGGTAATACGTAATCTCACGATGGAAGGGGCTATGGAAGGGATAACATTTTATTTGATGCCTGATTTTAGCAAAATTACACCAAAGCTTTTTATTCTAGTTTTAGGGCAAGTATTTTTTGCGCTTTCATTGGGATTTGGCGTCATGATTACCCTTTCATCTTATCTGCATAAAAAAGAAAATCTTGTGCAAACAGCTTCAATGACAGGTATTTTAAATACTTGTATTGCAATTATGGCAGGTTTTATGATATTTCCTTCACTTTTTAGTTTCGGATTGAGTCCGGATTCAGGTCCTTCGCTTGTATTTAAGACTTTGCCAATAGTATTTTCTTATATGCATTTTGGAAATCTGTTTGCGATATTGTTTTTTTGTCTTTTGATTATTGCAGCTTTGACAACCTCATTGCCTATTTATGAGGTTATTATCACGGTTTTGGAAGAAAAATTACAATTTAAACGTAAAAATGCTATTTTTTTGACTCTAAGTTTTGTTTTTATTTTTGGAAATATCCCTTGCATATTGGCTTATGGACCTTGGAGAGAAGTAAAAATTATGGGAAGAAATATTTTTGATACCTTTGATTTTGTGAGTGGCAATATATTTTTTGTTTTCACCGCTTTGGGCGCAAGTATTTTTGTAGGTTGGGTGCTTAAAATAGAGGCTATCAAAGAGTTAATGATGGGGAGCAGTTGTAAGGCTATAATCATTAAAATTTGGTATGGGTATGTTAAATACATTATTCCTGTAGTGATATTAGTGATTTTTGTGAGTGGATTTTTGATTTCGTTTTAG
- a CDS encoding TonB-dependent receptor gives MWKKSLKFALWALFVTNLGAYETNETKDYELNKIITTSNRMPTLISEAPGNVTLMEHKEIKDRTSQQLSNMLSVIAGVKVDKDAGYNGRPQVFMRGIPYGSLIMLDGVILNDLEGEMRVIQSISSMDIQRIEVVRGPFSSLYGTGGIGGVINFITSMPTKPEAKASLGYGNEIVSGGSEKNRTRGYFSIGDVFLNNRLRIKASYGFSMSDGYARVPAIMKNTFSAGDKITFNGVNPSKGDIVGNLGRSGYVTNNGHIKIQYDEGDKDTTSASLNVSTINENQNSTTTDLRTQGGQPVYGGATESGFYSPFYGIGWAGFRFEINYIASISHKHYFNENSFLNTTVSSVNLVSHFSDGDGNNPSTSIFGGPGKSLDNTATSNYLDIIYENKLSDKHTLMIGLQGRIMGATNQRHNVGNWTGSDFWNDYTNLYAQDNSNAWTAALWGQFSSKWSDVLSTNLGLRLDYWQTFNMSTLDTTDKHNPDKQKFPDTKEFFPSPKFAINYKPLKYTLLKGSVGLAFRAPNTREMYAHAHSGDYQENNPFLSPEYGVEFDIGIEQSNAYGGLLKVYYYQTEMFHAIYKNGTGSIDDPYQNINGGHERINGVELEIDQKIYGDLVLSANYTWTNARIIKNKARPDTNGHYIASIPPHMGHLALLYGGENQEGFFGSLQLNAQSGAYANIQNTKIEKNTFGSIDSRVSFDAKLGYEFHNKTSLSVSFLNFTNTQYYDYYKAPGASFYIQISSKFL, from the coding sequence ATGTGGAAAAAATCTCTAAAATTCGCTTTATGGGCTTTGTTTGTTACAAATTTAGGGGCATATGAAACAAATGAAACAAAAGATTATGAATTGAATAAAATCATTACTACTTCAAATAGAATGCCCACTTTAATCTCAGAAGCTCCCGGAAATGTTACGTTAATGGAACATAAAGAGATTAAAGATAGGACATCTCAACAACTAAGCAATATGCTAAGCGTTATAGCAGGGGTAAAAGTAGATAAAGATGCCGGATATAATGGGCGTCCTCAAGTTTTTATGCGTGGGATTCCTTATGGAAGTCTTATCATGCTTGATGGAGTGATTCTCAATGATTTAGAGGGAGAAATGCGCGTTATCCAATCAATTTCAAGTATGGATATACAAAGAATAGAAGTAGTTCGAGGTCCTTTTTCAAGTCTATATGGGACAGGTGGGATTGGAGGGGTTATTAATTTTATTACCTCAATGCCTACCAAACCGGAAGCCAAAGCATCTTTGGGGTATGGTAATGAAATTGTCTCCGGAGGTAGCGAGAAAAACAGAACAAGAGGATACTTTAGCATAGGGGATGTATTTTTAAACAACAGACTCCGTATTAAAGCGAGTTATGGCTTTAGTATGAGCGATGGGTATGCAAGAGTCCCTGCAATTATGAAAAATACATTTTCTGCCGGCGATAAAATTACTTTTAATGGAGTCAATCCAAGTAAAGGTGATATTGTAGGGAATTTGGGTCGTAGCGGTTATGTAACCAACAATGGACATATCAAAATCCAATATGATGAAGGGGATAAGGATACAACAAGCGCAAGTCTTAATGTTTCAACAATTAATGAAAATCAAAATTCTACAACAACAGATTTGAGGACACAAGGAGGGCAACCGGTATATGGAGGAGCAACTGAGAGCGGATTTTATAGTCCATTTTATGGAATTGGTTGGGCAGGATTTCGTTTTGAGATCAACTATATTGCTTCCATTTCACACAAGCATTATTTCAATGAAAATTCATTTTTGAACACTACTGTTTCTAGTGTAAATTTGGTCTCACACTTTAGTGATGGTGATGGAAATAATCCCTCCACAAGTATTTTTGGAGGTCCGGGTAAGTCTCTGGATAATACAGCTACAAGCAATTATTTAGATATTATTTATGAAAATAAACTTTCAGATAAACACACCTTGATGATTGGGCTTCAAGGTAGAATTATGGGAGCAACCAATCAAAGGCATAATGTTGGAAATTGGACTGGAAGTGATTTTTGGAATGATTATACAAACTTGTATGCACAAGACAATAGTAATGCTTGGACAGCGGCACTTTGGGGACAATTTAGCAGCAAATGGAGTGATGTTTTGAGCACGAATCTTGGATTGAGATTAGATTATTGGCAAACATTTAATATGAGTACTTTGGATACAACAGACAAACATAATCCGGATAAACAAAAATTTCCGGATACAAAAGAATTTTTTCCTTCTCCAAAATTTGCAATCAATTATAAGCCTCTCAAATATACTTTGTTAAAAGGATCTGTCGGACTTGCTTTTAGAGCGCCTAATACCAGAGAAATGTATGCGCATGCCCACAGTGGAGATTATCAAGAAAATAATCCGTTTCTCTCTCCGGAATATGGAGTGGAATTTGATATAGGGATAGAGCAGAGTAATGCTTATGGGGGGTTATTGAAGGTATATTATTACCAGACAGAAATGTTCCACGCAATCTATAAAAATGGCACAGGGAGTATAGATGATCCTTATCAAAATATTAATGGAGGACATGAGCGTATCAATGGGGTAGAATTAGAAATAGATCAAAAGATTTATGGAGATTTGGTATTGAGTGCAAATTACACTTGGACGAATGCTAGGATTATAAAAAACAAAGCCAGACCGGATACTAATGGTCATTATATTGCTTCTATTCCGCCCCATATGGGACATTTAGCATTGTTATATGGAGGAGAGAATCAAGAAGGATTTTTTGGATCTTTGCAACTCAATGCCCAATCAGGAGCTTATGCAAATATCCAAAATACCAAAATAGAAAAAAATACTTTTGGTTCTATTGATTCGCGTGTGAGTTTTGATGCAAAATTAGGCTATGAATTTCATAACAAAACTTCTTTATCCGTTAGTTTTTTAAATTTTACTAATACACAATATTATGATTATTATAAAGCACCCGGAGCTTCATTTTATATACAAATTTCAAGTAAATTTTTATAA
- a CDS encoding (Fe-S)-binding protein encodes MSLPNFKNISQDCVKCGKCIPSCTIYQINRDESTSPRGFLDLLGAYERGDLELDKNAKNIFESCFLCTTCVQVCPGTLPVDVMIEKIRVDIANKYGIAWYKKIFFYLLKNRKVMDFVFSFVYFVSPCVLQSNDTKTKNRFRFKLPKMGKRTIFPFSSKSFLQRYFGEILSKNKIPNSNLSHNKVAIFIGCLSNYNYVGVGESLLFILDKLGINVLIPKQECCGAPAYFTGDIKTVRHLIKKNIIYFEDFIHKVDAILIPEATCAAMLIEDWEHALSEDEQAEEWLKRLKPLKSKMQMASLWLEKNTSLIAMLRSSPMQNQSITYHDPCHARKVLKIYQEPRNLLAQNYKMIEMSDSSRCCGFGGISMQSDKYDLVVKAGEPKAKMIQESGADIVSAECSACRMQLDNAMDNARVEATFSHPLELIALALGKSSQMT; translated from the coding sequence ATGAGTCTCCCTAATTTTAAAAATATTTCTCAAGATTGTGTTAAATGTGGGAAATGTATCCCAAGTTGCACAATTTATCAAATCAATCGTGATGAAAGCACTTCTCCAAGAGGCTTTTTAGATTTATTAGGAGCTTATGAGAGAGGGGATTTAGAATTAGATAAAAATGCAAAAAATATTTTTGAATCTTGTTTTTTATGCACAACTTGCGTGCAGGTTTGTCCCGGCACACTTCCGGTAGATGTTATGATTGAAAAAATACGTGTGGATATTGCCAACAAATATGGTATTGCATGGTATAAAAAAATATTTTTTTATTTACTGAAAAATCGAAAGGTAATGGATTTTGTTTTTTCATTTGTTTATTTTGTATCTCCTTGTGTTTTGCAATCAAATGACACAAAGACTAAAAATAGATTTCGCTTTAAATTACCAAAAATGGGAAAAAGGACAATTTTTCCATTTTCTTCTAAGAGTTTTTTGCAAAGATATTTTGGTGAGATTCTTTCCAAAAACAAAATTCCTAATTCAAACTTATCTCACAATAAAGTGGCAATTTTTATTGGTTGTTTGAGTAATTATAATTATGTTGGGGTAGGGGAAAGTCTGCTTTTTATTCTTGATAAACTTGGGATTAATGTCCTTATTCCTAAGCAAGAATGTTGTGGCGCTCCTGCATATTTTACGGGTGATATTAAAACAGTGAGACATTTAATTAAAAAAAATATCATTTATTTTGAGGATTTTATCCATAAAGTAGATGCAATACTTATTCCGGAAGCTACTTGTGCAGCGATGTTGATAGAAGATTGGGAGCATGCTTTAAGTGAAGATGAACAAGCAGAGGAATGGTTAAAGCGCTTGAAGCCCTTGAAGTCCAAAATGCAAATGGCAAGTTTATGGCTTGAAAAAAATACTTCTTTGATTGCAATGCTTCGCTCATCTCCTATGCAAAATCAAAGTATAACTTATCATGATCCTTGCCATGCCAGAAAAGTTTTGAAAATTTATCAAGAGCCGCGTAATCTTTTGGCACAAAATTATAAAATGATTGAGATGAGTGATTCTAGTAGATGTTGTGGGTTTGGAGGGATTAGTATGCAGAGTGATAAGTATGATTTGGTAGTCAAAGCAGGAGAACCAAAAGCAAAAATGATTCAAGAGAGTGGTGCAGATATTGTAAGCGCAGAATGTAGTGCTTGCCGTATGCAATTAGATAATGCGATGGATAATGCTAGGGTTGAAGCAACTTTTTCTCATCCATTAGAATTAATAGCCCTGGCATTAGGAAAATCATCACAGATGACTTAG
- the hemN gene encoding oxygen-independent coproporphyrinogen III oxidase, with the protein MIDFKKFVKYSKSGPRYTSYPTAVEFSPKFDYNALKDSLKRNDSMDCPDHKLPLSLYVHLPFCRSACYFCGCNVIYTSKEDKKDRYIGYLKKELEILKKHMHTEREVVQFHFGGGTPTFFDAKQLGQVIDLIKMAFPNFASNAEISCEIDPRHFSREQMEVLKKSGFNRLSFGVQDFDEKVQEAVHRNQSVDFVGRSVELAREFGISSINFDLIYGLPFQTYETFEQTLKKVIDLSPDRLAVFNYAHVPWMKKTMRKIDETALPTPDEKLRILEHTIGFLDKEGYKMIGMDHFAKTSDELYKASIEGQLRRNFQGYTTRGFSQTIGIGLTGIGEGVDYYTQNYKDMQNYEKAIDNGVLPVERGVKLSDEDIIRKEVIMGLMNNLRLDFKNIEEKFHIKFQEYFAQELESLKEYEGTDLVSLTDKGIYTTPTGGMLIRNIAMVFDEYLQKIPIDQRRFSKTV; encoded by the coding sequence ATGATAGACTTTAAAAAATTTGTCAAGTATTCTAAATCAGGACCCAGATATACAAGCTATCCAACTGCAGTAGAATTTAGTCCAAAATTTGATTATAACGCCCTCAAAGATTCTCTTAAACGCAATGACAGCATGGATTGTCCCGATCATAAACTTCCTTTATCTTTATATGTACATTTACCTTTTTGTCGCAGTGCTTGTTATTTTTGTGGCTGTAATGTGATTTATACAAGCAAAGAAGATAAAAAAGATCGTTATATTGGTTATTTGAAAAAAGAACTTGAAATACTCAAAAAACATATGCATACAGAGCGTGAAGTAGTGCAATTTCATTTTGGCGGGGGAACTCCTACATTTTTTGATGCCAAGCAATTAGGGCAAGTGATTGATTTGATAAAAATGGCTTTTCCCAATTTTGCATCCAATGCAGAAATAAGTTGTGAAATTGATCCCAGACATTTTAGTCGTGAGCAAATGGAAGTGCTTAAAAAAAGTGGTTTTAATCGTTTGAGTTTTGGGGTGCAAGATTTTGATGAGAAAGTCCAAGAGGCTGTGCATCGTAATCAAAGTGTTGATTTTGTAGGGCGTTCAGTGGAGCTTGCTAGAGAATTTGGTATTTCTTCAATTAATTTTGATTTGATTTATGGACTGCCTTTTCAGACATATGAAACTTTTGAGCAAACATTAAAAAAAGTGATTGATTTATCTCCTGATCGTCTGGCGGTGTTTAATTATGCTCATGTGCCTTGGATGAAAAAAACAATGCGAAAGATTGATGAAACAGCACTCCCTACTCCTGATGAAAAACTTAGAATTCTAGAACATACAATTGGTTTTTTAGATAAGGAAGGGTATAAAATGATAGGCATGGATCATTTTGCCAAAACATCTGATGAACTTTATAAAGCCAGTATAGAAGGTCAATTGCGTAGGAATTTTCAAGGTTATACGACAAGAGGGTTTTCACAAACTATCGGGATTGGGCTTACCGGTATTGGAGAAGGGGTGGATTATTACACTCAAAACTACAAAGACATGCAAAATTATGAAAAAGCCATTGATAATGGAGTTTTGCCCGTAGAACGCGGGGTGAAGCTTAGTGATGAAGATATTATTAGGAAAGAAGTCATTATGGGCTTGATGAATAATTTAAGATTAGATTTTAAAAATATTGAAGAAAAATTTCACATAAAATTCCAAGAATATTTTGCACAGGAGTTAGAGTCTCTTAAAGAATATGAAGGAACTGATTTGGTTTCTCTCACAGATAAAGGAATTTATACTACTCCTACAGGAGGAATGCTTATCCGAAATATTGCCATGGTTTTTGATGAATATTTACAAAAAATTCCTATTGATCAAAGAAGATTCAGTAAGACAGTTTGA
- a CDS encoding DUF2603 domain-containing protein, translating to MATQKQIKYPAFAQKSEALYRSLESGKNQASARKVDDKKILLELQKGEFSSQEAWFVKDQDNQEYVMIPEVVLKSIIRTIKKAYEDKLKVELERDIATHTPIDFDDVMAVAINKLEAFRKSDGSLPKIDTSSFVKQIKKEYPNLFFDLDDYFRKQNLAK from the coding sequence ATGGCTACACAAAAACAGATAAAATACCCCGCATTTGCTCAAAAATCTGAAGCTTTATATCGGAGTTTAGAATCAGGCAAGAATCAAGCAAGTGCAAGAAAAGTCGATGATAAAAAAATACTTTTAGAACTCCAAAAAGGAGAATTTAGCTCACAAGAAGCGTGGTTTGTCAAAGATCAAGATAATCAAGAATATGTCATGATTCCTGAAGTTGTGCTTAAAAGTATTATCCGGACTATTAAGAAAGCCTATGAAGATAAGCTTAAAGTAGAACTTGAAAGAGATATTGCTACACATACTCCTATTGATTTTGATGATGTAATGGCAGTCGCAATTAATAAGCTTGAAGCATTTCGTAAAAGCGATGGAAGTTTGCCAAAAATAGATACTTCCTCCTTTGTTAAGCAAATTAAAAAAGAGTACCCCAATTTATTTTTTGACCTTGATGATTATTTTCGCAAACAAAATCTAGCCAAATAA